Proteins from a genomic interval of Treponema succinifaciens DSM 2489:
- a CDS encoding MetQ/NlpA family ABC transporter substrate-binding protein translates to MKKILTLAAAVFAAALLSAQAKLKVGATPVPHAEMLNLVKDDLKAQGVDIQVIEMTDYVILNDALESGELDANFDQHIPYMESTNKEKGYHLVNAGGIHIEPIALYSKKVSKLSDLKKKATIAIPNDPTNGGRALLLLQAAGLIELKKDAGITATTLDIAKNPLKLKFKELDAASIPRTLNDVDAAVINGNYAIPAGLSATKDGLFVEGKDSPYVNIIAVKDGNQNDPRVKALVKALQSDKIKNYISEKFKDGEVVAAF, encoded by the coding sequence ATGAAAAAAATATTAACATTGGCTGCGGCAGTTTTTGCAGCCGCTCTTTTGTCTGCACAGGCAAAACTAAAAGTTGGAGCAACTCCTGTTCCCCATGCAGAAATGCTCAATCTTGTAAAAGATGATTTAAAGGCTCAGGGTGTTGACATTCAGGTTATTGAAATGACAGATTATGTTATTCTCAACGATGCCCTTGAAAGCGGCGAGCTTGATGCAAACTTTGACCAGCACATTCCTTACATGGAATCCACAAACAAGGAAAAAGGCTATCACCTTGTAAATGCAGGCGGAATCCACATCGAGCCAATCGCCCTTTATTCAAAAAAAGTTTCAAAGCTTTCTGATTTGAAGAAAAAGGCGACAATTGCAATTCCAAACGATCCTACAAACGGCGGACGCGCGCTTTTGCTTCTTCAGGCAGCAGGACTTATTGAACTTAAAAAAGATGCAGGAATAACAGCGACAACACTCGACATAGCAAAGAATCCGCTTAAGCTGAAATTCAAGGAGCTTGACGCAGCTTCAATTCCACGCACTTTGAACGATGTTGATGCGGCTGTTATCAACGGAAACTATGCAATCCCGGCAGGACTTTCAGCAACAAAAGACGGACTTTTTGTAGAAGGAAAAGATTCACCTTATGTTAACATTATCGCTGTAAAAGACGGAAACCAGAATGATCCTCGTGTAAAAGCACTTGTAAAGGCATTGCAGAGTGACAAAATCAAGAATTACATTTCTGAAAAATTCAAAGACGGTGAAGTCGTAGCCGCATTCTAA
- a CDS encoding glycosyl hydrolase family 18 protein, whose amino-acid sequence MKKVITFIALTVLSACAFSQNKIKFNETWSYVLTGYENEFSADLPITDLCYFSAEINEYGEIPSIPNRETVPPEFNGRVHIVAICESRSLSHFVIDPKYKVSKKIIKTLAEATKDFDGLQIDFELVPKRDAENFKIFLKKLKKAIGKDKMLSVCVPARTKTVQDDVYDYKELSSCADRIFIMAYDQHWATSAPGPVSGMDWCKKIADHALNTIPVEKIIMGLPFYGRSWTEPNFSKAWYNSGINRILGENSALEEVQRTEGIPHFEFKTEITVKGWFDDKESLAARCLMLSEKNIPNAGFWRIGQEDKEFWQILSVPD is encoded by the coding sequence ATGAAGAAAGTTATAACATTTATTGCATTAACAGTTCTTTCCGCCTGCGCATTTTCTCAGAATAAAATCAAATTCAACGAAACCTGGAGCTACGTTCTCACAGGATATGAAAACGAGTTTTCTGCGGATTTGCCAATAACGGATCTTTGCTATTTTAGCGCGGAAATAAATGAGTACGGCGAAATTCCTTCAATTCCAAATCGTGAAACTGTTCCACCTGAATTCAACGGGAGAGTTCATATTGTTGCAATTTGCGAAAGCCGCTCTCTAAGCCATTTTGTAATCGACCCGAAATACAAAGTTTCAAAAAAAATTATTAAAACTCTGGCAGAAGCAACAAAAGACTTCGACGGACTTCAAATTGACTTTGAGCTTGTTCCAAAACGAGATGCTGAAAATTTCAAAATTTTTCTTAAAAAACTGAAAAAAGCAATCGGCAAAGACAAAATGCTTTCTGTTTGCGTTCCTGCAAGAACAAAGACAGTTCAAGATGATGTCTACGATTACAAAGAGCTTTCATCTTGCGCAGACAGAATTTTTATAATGGCTTACGATCAGCACTGGGCAACAAGCGCACCCGGTCCGGTTTCTGGAATGGACTGGTGCAAAAAAATTGCAGACCATGCATTGAATACAATTCCAGTTGAAAAAATAATAATGGGCTTGCCTTTCTACGGAAGAAGCTGGACAGAACCAAATTTTTCCAAAGCATGGTATAACAGCGGAATCAACAGAATCCTTGGCGAAAATTCTGCATTAGAAGAAGTTCAAAGAACTGAAGGAATTCCGCATTTTGAATTCAAAACAGAAATTACAGTAAAAGGCTGGTTTGACGACAAAGAATCTTTAGCCGCAAGATGTCTTATGCTTTCTGAAAAAAACATTCCAAATGCTGGATTCTGGAGAATTGGTCAGGAAGACAAAGAGTTCTGGCAAATTCTTTCTGTTCCAGATTAA